In a genomic window of Octopus sinensis linkage group LG16, ASM634580v1, whole genome shotgun sequence:
- the LOC115220521 gene encoding terminal nucleotidyltransferase 5C, giving the protein MATDSVCAVAISSGSSATSASVAPADTAVCCTTNTNTTAAVDKDTDDTQTTPETPSPTADLDAVTVVTVEPVADVDIEEEEAGDELQIETYDEEDCNNDGSSLSDQMFVFGSTELLDDTQSSCRFKVLEYDQLMRLVEVMEASIPIHGRGNFPTLDVKLKDLIQLVRQKLKSEGVHVRDMRLNGGAASYVLETDTSQTYNDLDLIFGIDLSNQNELQKVKNCVLGCLLDFLPAGVSKDRMSSCSLKEAYVQKMVKVCNEHGDRWSLISLSNNKGKNVELKFVDKMKRQFEFSVDSFQIILDSLLTFYEVSNTPTSEHFYPTVKAESVYGDFSQAWFHLTEKLIATRNPEEIRGGGLLKYCNLLVRRYTPAGNVDIRAMERYMCSRFFIDFSDLSQQKQKLDAYLANHFSGEEDLKYEYLMTLYRVVDDSTICLMGHERRQTLNLIHQLACEILLEQEQKAQSKYLQLPQFDNLNNLILDQVFYGPYNNSSGGSQYYSYLPFYQVGNSSISSCPLCPQPYLQCS; this is encoded by the coding sequence ATGGCTACAGATAGTGTTTGTGCTGTTGCCATATCTAGTGGTTCTTCAGCCACTTCTGCTTCAGTTGCACCTGCAGACACTGCAGTCTGttgcaccaccaacaccaacaccactgctgcgGTTGATAAGGACACCGATGACACCCAGACAACACCTGAGACACCTTCGCCGACTGCAGACCTTGATGCTGTTACTGTGGTTACTGTAGAGCCAGTCGCTGATGTTGACATCGAGGAAGAAGAGGCAGGAGATGAGCTGCAGATTGAAACCTACGATGAAGAGGACTGCAACAATGATGGCTCAAGTTtaagtgatcagatgtttgtttTCGGCTCAACAGAATTACTTGACGACACACAGTCATCTTGTCGTTTCAAGGTCTTGGAATATGACCAATTGATGCGACTCGTGGAAGTGATGGAGGCATCCATACCAATCCATGGTCGTGGCAATTTCCCTACCCTTGATGTTAAACTGAAGGATCTCATCCAACTGGTTCGCCAAAAGCTGAAATCTGAAGGGGTCCATGTTCGAGATATGCGTCTAAACGGCGGTGCCGCCAGCTATGTCTTAGAGACAGATACTTCTCAGACTTATAATGACTTGGACTTGATATTTGGGATTGATCTCTCCAACCAGAATGAACTTCAAAAAGTGAAGAATTGTGTTCTTGGCTGCCTCTTAGACTTTCTGCCAGCTGGCGTCAGTAAAGACAGGATGTCCAGTTGCAGCTTGAAAGAAGCTTACGTTCAGAAAATGGTAAAAGTGTGCAATGAACATGGCGACCGTTGGAGTTTGATATCACTCTCAAATAATAAAGGTAAAAATGTGGAGCTTAAGTTTGTGGACAAAATGAAACGTCAGTTTGAATTTAGTGTTGATTCCTTTCAGATAATCTTGGACAGTTTGTTAACGTTCTACGAAGTTTCCAACACTCCGACCAGCGAACATTTTTACCCAACTGTGAAAGCCGAGAGTGTGTACGGGGACTTTTCACAAGCCTGGTTCCACTTAACTGAAAAGCTAATTGCCACACGAAACCCAGAAGAGATACGGGGTGGAGGTTTACTGAAATACTGTAACCTGTTAGTGAGGCGCTACACACCAGCTGGCAACGTGGACATCCGTGCCATGGAGCGCTACATGTGTTCTAGGTTTTTCATAGATTTCAGCGACTTGTCGCAACAAAAACAGAAGCTGGATGCTTATCTGGCAAACCATTTTAGTGGTGAGGAGGATCTGAAATATGAATACTTGATGACGCTCTACCGAGTGGTTGACGACAGCACAATCTGTTTGATGGGCCATGAACGACGACAGACACTAAATCTTATACATCAGTTGGCTTGTGAGATCTTGCTAGAACAGGAACAAAAAGCCCAGAGTAAATACCTTCAACTACCACAGTTTGACAACTTAAATAATTTGATTTTGGACCAAGTATTCTATGGACCTTACAATAACTCCAGTGGCGGCAGTCAGTACTACAGCTATTTACCATTTTATCAAGTAGGCAATAGTTCCATCTCCTCGTGTCCACTTTGTCCACAGCCCTATTTACAATGTTCCTAG